In the genome of Limnothrix sp. FACHB-406, one region contains:
- a CDS encoding DUF3370 domain-containing protein, whose protein sequence is MVLASWLLAGIVGAQGLPPGTPAPSPSPNLRPQEVRSLPGHLDAVPVLNSNSPEIVQQAGILLSTFPPAGMRSPEAHLNQVFQGRFDIFAHHIAKAAATGPDGAIDLRSLYVGIVLGNADPNRSATVRVLQGASYLSQPDAPFIALPPMVDNPIGQVYSGPGSRAVDWVLRGRRQADLPDRVTIPPGETVVLTSLPIPVRSLNPPLNGRSTLLRLDSDRPVYAATLARFAQATPDGGEQPPTEADWRSTLTTGTLSGPREPVPTAPGAPGPLRYGRVAGVAIGSRWRAIVTDGPNNPRLSIPAPGAAFSYGVSTLVAGRLGTEQVQTAPIVARYPDTAWAAHGNYGIEYDLTLPLHNPTAQPQTVAIALETPVKFDAPAPGLQFFDPLPNSVFFRGTVRIRYPDDRGLPQTRYVHLVQRRGEPGQPLATVQLPPQGDRLVQVSLIYPPDATPPQVLTLQTLRNP, encoded by the coding sequence ATGGTGTTGGCAAGCTGGCTACTGGCGGGGATTGTGGGAGCACAGGGCTTGCCACCCGGAACGCCTGCACCAAGTCCGAGTCCGAATCTACGGCCCCAAGAGGTGCGATCGCTCCCGGGACATTTGGATGCGGTGCCTGTGCTGAATAGCAACAGCCCGGAAATTGTCCAGCAAGCGGGAATTTTGCTCTCGACCTTTCCCCCTGCTGGGATGCGCAGTCCCGAGGCACACCTCAACCAGGTGTTTCAAGGGCGGTTTGATATTTTTGCCCACCACATTGCCAAAGCGGCGGCAACGGGGCCGGATGGGGCGATCGACCTGCGATCGCTCTATGTGGGAATTGTGCTGGGCAACGCGGATCCCAATCGATCGGCAACGGTGCGAGTTCTTCAGGGGGCCAGTTATCTCAGCCAGCCCGATGCGCCATTTATTGCGCTGCCGCCGATGGTGGATAACCCGATCGGCCAGGTCTACTCGGGCCCCGGCAGCCGAGCGGTGGATTGGGTGTTGCGCGGCCGCCGCCAAGCGGATTTGCCCGATCGGGTCACCATTCCCCCGGGCGAGACAGTTGTGCTGACCAGTTTGCCCATTCCGGTTCGATCGCTCAACCCACCCCTGAACGGTCGCTCAACCCTGCTGCGTCTGGACAGCGATCGCCCGGTTTATGCCGCCACCCTCGCCCGTTTTGCCCAGGCAACCCCCGATGGTGGAGAACAGCCCCCCACGGAAGCGGACTGGCGATCCACGCTCACCACCGGAACACTGTCAGGGCCGCGCGAACCGGTTCCCACAGCCCCCGGCGCACCGGGCCCCCTGCGCTATGGCCGGGTGGCCGGCGTGGCGATCGGGTCTCGTTGGCGCGCGATCGTTACCGATGGGCCCAACAACCCACGCCTCAGCATTCCCGCTCCCGGTGCAGCCTTTTCCTATGGTGTGAGCACCCTGGTTGCCGGTCGGTTGGGGACTGAGCAAGTGCAAACCGCCCCGATCGTGGCTCGCTACCCGGATACGGCCTGGGCCGCCCATGGCAACTACGGGATTGAATATGACCTCACCTTGCCCCTGCATAACCCCACAGCCCAACCGCAGACGGTGGCCATTGCCCTAGAAACGCCAGTGAAATTTGATGCGCCCGCGCCGGGGTTGCAGTTTTTCGATCCGTTACCCAACTCGGTCTTCTTTCGGGGAACCGTCCGCATTCGATATCCCGACGATCGGGGATTGCCACAAACGCGATATGTACATTTGGTGCAGCGCCGAGGAGAACCGGGTCAGCCCCTCGCGACGGTACAGTTGCCGCCCCAGGGCGATCGGCTCGTGCAAGTCAGCCTGATCTATCCCCCCGATGCCACCCCGCCCCAGGTTTTGACCTTGCAAACGCTCAGGAATCCATAA